TGGACCTCCTAGACGAGATCGACAAGCGCCACGACCGACTCGACGACGAGGAGTGAGCCGCGAGAGACCGCCGCCGCGCTCGCGCTACTCGTCGATCCGCTCGGCGAACCCGAAGGCGGGCTTGACGTCGTCGACGCGGACCGCGACGGTCTCGCCGGCCTCGGTCCCGGGGACGAACAGCCGGAAGCCGTCGACGGAGGCGATGCCGTCGCCCTCGCTGCCGACGTCGACGATCTCGACCTCGAGTTCGTCGCCGGGGCGGACGGGCGCGGTGAGCCGCCCCTTCCCGATCAGGTAGAGTTCCGACGATTCGGCGCGCGAGGCCTTCGGACTCGTCGCGCGGACGTAGGTGAACTCCGCCTCGACGTCCGCCCGGAAGTCGTCGACGTCGGGGCCCTCGAACACCTTCACGACGAAGTCCCCGCCGGCGTCGAGCAGTTCGAGGGCCGTCTCGAACGCCTGCCGGGCGAGGTGCAGCGAGCGCGCCTGATCGAGCGAGTACTCGCCGGACATGTTCGGCGCCATGTCCGAGACGACGGCGTCGACCGTCCCCCCGGCGGCCTCGACGACCCGCTCGCGGGTCCGCTGCTCGGTCATGTCGCCGCGGACCGTCTCGATGCGGTCGTCTATCTCGTCGGCGAACGGCTTGATCCGCTGGAGGTCGACCCCGATCACCGTCCCCTCGGGGCCGACTTCCTCGGCGGCGACCTGCAGCCAGCCCCCCGGCGCGGCCCCGAGGTCGACGACCGCGTCGCCCCGCGAGAGCACGTCTTCGAGGTCGTCTAGCTGTTTCAGCTTGTAGGCCGCCCGGGAGCGGTAGCCCTGCTGTTTCGCCTTGTTGTAGTACTCGTCGCGTCGTGTCATGGGAGGCCCACCCGATTGTATCGGTCGCGTGTCCCCGACGAGTTCACGTTCATACTCGCTGTGAGGCGGGCGACCCGGAAAGGCCCGTCGGATGCGAGGCCGACTGCGACGGAATCCTGCACCTCGCGACGAATCTGGTCACGTCCCTATCACGTCAGAGGATGTCGAGGAAGGTGTGCCAGTGTCGTTCGACGCATTTGGTACTGATCCGGCGTTCGACTACTCGACGGCAGACGGATCGAGATACGAAAGGAGAGCGTCAGTGACGCGCGCCGTAAACTCGTCGGTGACCGTACCTTGCGTTCCGACGACGTGCGTCTCGTCTTTCAGCGTCGCCACCGACCACGGAAGGACGTAGCTTTGCGTCCGGGGCTCTCCCCGAACCCACATCTCGCTCGGTACTACGAAACTGCCCGGATGATGCGACTGCGTCGTGAACGCGACCGCGATCGACTCTTCGTCGGGATACGGAAGTCGATCGGTGGATACGACCAACCACGGCCGCGGATTCCCACCGGCCGATTTGAACGGGTCGGGAGCCCACACGACGTCGCCTCGCTCAGCCATCGCCTACGCCCCCTCGCTATCGTCCTCGTCGAGTTCGTCGATCGGGTCGACCGCGGTTTCCATCCACTCGTCGACTTCCTCGTTGGAGAATCCGCCGTCGATCTCGTCGACCGTCGCAGCACCGAGTAATCCAGCAGAGGCGGTCGCGTGTTCGGCGTCGGCAATCTTCCAGTAGCGTCCGCGGTGGTCGACCAGCCCGCGCCGTTCGAGGCGCTTGAGCGTCGGCCCGACGCTCCCTCGCGGGACGTCGACCGCGTCAACGATCTCGCGCTGGCGGAACGCCTTGTCGGCGTTCACGAGGAGGAACCGATAGATCTTCCCCTGCGTCGTGTCGGGCGCGAGGTCGATGACCGGGGTATCCTCGTCGATAGTCCGAAACTCGTCTTCCGAGATCGGCATTGTGTGTATTAGATTGTATCGTGTCGTATTAGGCTTTATCGGTGGGAGACACCGAGCCGGGCATGATATGCCGTGAGAAGTTAGTAGGCAGAACAACCCGAGAAGAGTAGTTGTAGTACATGCCTCGTCGTGTCATGGGAGGTCCACCCGATTGCATCGGTCGCGTGTCCCCGACGAATTCACGTTCGTACTCGTTGTGAGACGGGCGACCCGGAAAGACCCGTCGTCGGCGACGAGTTATTTACAGATAGTCGTATCGAAAACGAAGGCGAGACGACGAACTTAATCCATAACACGACGACGCGAGGCGAATATCTCACTTCGACCGTCTCGGTGGCTGATATCGGCGTTCTGAAGTGAAAGATTTTATTATCCGAGTATCGCCCCGAGGCGGATACGCGTGTCGCTCGCCGACGCGGCGGGGGACACAGCCCTGCCCCGACCCCCACTTCGCACGCGCGTAAGAACGGGCGACTTTTTATCCCAACCGTCCGTATGCCGACTCATATGTTCAAGGCCATCGTGAGCGCGGACACGCTCACCAGCGCGCTCGACTCCGTGGGCGTCCTGGTCGACGAGTGCAAGATCCACCTCGAGGAGGACGGACTCGCCATCAGAGCCGTCGATCCCGCCAACGTCGCGATGGTGGACCTGTCGCTGGAGGCGGCGGCGTTCGAATCCTACGAGGCCGACGGCGGGCTGATCGGCGTCGACCTCTCGCGGCTCGAAGACATCGCGGGGATGGCCGACGCCGGCCAGCTCGTCGAACTCGAACTCGACGAGGAGACCCGCAAGCTCCACATCCAGATCGACGGCCTCGAGTACACCCTCGCGCTGATCGATCCCGACTCCATTCGGCAAGAACC
The Salinilacihabitans rarus DNA segment above includes these coding regions:
- a CDS encoding 23S rRNA (uridine(2552)-2'-O)-methyltransferase yields the protein MTRRDEYYNKAKQQGYRSRAAYKLKQLDDLEDVLSRGDAVVDLGAAPGGWLQVAAEEVGPEGTVIGVDLQRIKPFADEIDDRIETVRGDMTEQRTRERVVEAAGGTVDAVVSDMAPNMSGEYSLDQARSLHLARQAFETALELLDAGGDFVVKVFEGPDVDDFRADVEAEFTYVRATSPKASRAESSELYLIGKGRLTAPVRPGDELEVEIVDVGSEGDGIASVDGFRLFVPGTEAGETVAVRVDDVKPAFGFAERIDE
- a CDS encoding type II toxin-antitoxin system PemK/MazF family toxin, encoding MAERGDVVWAPDPFKSAGGNPRPWLVVSTDRLPYPDEESIAVAFTTQSHHPGSFVVPSEMWVRGEPRTQSYVLPWSVATLKDETHVVGTQGTVTDEFTARVTDALLSYLDPSAVE
- a CDS encoding winged helix-turn-helix domain-containing protein; translated protein: MPISEDEFRTIDEDTPVIDLAPDTTQGKIYRFLLVNADKAFRQREIVDAVDVPRGSVGPTLKRLERRGLVDHRGRYWKIADAEHATASAGLLGAATVDEIDGGFSNEEVDEWMETAVDPIDELDEDDSEGA